A region from the Vicia villosa cultivar HV-30 ecotype Madison, WI linkage group LG3, Vvil1.0, whole genome shotgun sequence genome encodes:
- the LOC131661763 gene encoding iron-sulfur cluster assembly protein 1-like isoform X1: MLRIAACAKRLVGTASFEAPSPAVRVLPRFYHERVVDHYDNPRNVGSFDKNDPTVGTGLVGAPACGDVMKLQIKVDEVTGKIVDARFKTFGCGSAIASSSVATEWVKGKQMEEVLTIKNTEIAKHLSLPPVKLHCSMLAEDAIKAAVKDYEAKKASAAAATA, encoded by the exons ATGCTAAGAATCGCAGCATGCGCAAAGAGACTCGTGGGAACGGCGTCGTTTGAAGCGCCAAGTCCCGCCGTTAGGGTTCTTCCACGATTCTACCACGAGAGGGTGGTGGATCATTACGACAATCCCCGGAATGTTGGATCCTTCGACAAGAACGACCCGACGGTTGGTACCGGTCTTGTCGGAGCACCCGCGTGTGGTGATGTTATGAAGCTCCAGATTAAGGTTGATGAGGTCACCGGAAAAATCGTCGATGCTCGCTTTAAAACCTTTGGATGCGGGTCCGCCATTGCTTCCTCATCCGTCG CTACTGAATGGGTTAAGGGAAAGCAAATGGAAGAGGTTTTGACCATTAAGAACAC TGAGATTGCAAAGCATCTTTCACTCCCACCAGTTAAGCTTCACTGCAGCATGCTTGCTGAGGATGCTATAAAAGCAGCTGTTAAAGACTATGAAGCTAAAAAAGCCTCCGCTGCTGCTGCCACTGCGTGA
- the LOC131661763 gene encoding iron-sulfur cluster assembly protein 1-like isoform X2 — protein sequence MLRIAACAKRLVGTASFEAPSPAVRVLPRFYHERVVDHYDNPRNVGSFDKNDPTVGTGLVGAPACGDVMKLQIKVDEVTGKIVDARFKTFGCGSAIASSSVATEWVKGKQMEEVLTIKNTEIAKHCLRIFASLLLCFGPFGLCYVPISRI from the exons ATGCTAAGAATCGCAGCATGCGCAAAGAGACTCGTGGGAACGGCGTCGTTTGAAGCGCCAAGTCCCGCCGTTAGGGTTCTTCCACGATTCTACCACGAGAGGGTGGTGGATCATTACGACAATCCCCGGAATGTTGGATCCTTCGACAAGAACGACCCGACGGTTGGTACCGGTCTTGTCGGAGCACCCGCGTGTGGTGATGTTATGAAGCTCCAGATTAAGGTTGATGAGGTCACCGGAAAAATCGTCGATGCTCGCTTTAAAACCTTTGGATGCGGGTCCGCCATTGCTTCCTCATCCGTCG CTACTGAATGGGTTAAGGGAAAGCAAATGGAAGAGGTTTTGACCATTAAGAACAC TGAGATTGCAAAGCATTGCTTAAGAATATTTGCATCTTTGCTGTTATGTTTTGGACCTTTTGGTTTGTGCTATGTGCCCATCTCTAGGATTTAA